A DNA window from Plasmodium vinckei vinckei genome assembly, chromosome: PVVCY_10 contains the following coding sequences:
- a CDS encoding RNA-binding protein, putative — protein sequence MTKKYKNDSPIDKHKVFVRNIRENDVNKLTERFEKECKKHFFFKNKNNSTKSAICIFHNEQDATNFITKYNNSNDFSTKIMCEFALKKKHDEKVLTSIIYNRNKIKYSNSIKIYTNCDIDNITILNYLKNIYLLKKKVLLDCENNQSKSLDDKNNDNNSDEEIEIVASSEKDKKFEEIVINIEKKNNINKNIIFKKINNTNFKHKKKDDSKNYFEHVVEFANYKLASTFYQLINKNEFQNYLKNKNVDCENLFFLHELCLLNTGHKMIIIKNLNIKCHTENIQKLFKDIEKDLKINIPKKNDKKQRFAFVTFSNRKNAKKALLLTNTILCGNKIIIEKYNKEINPFNDKTSKDNEALSNDSFDNYNNYHDGSQESDEEDVDTNSDETSSSIDDNNSDEHVSSLSKKRKLNDSDQKDDKDNNKKKQKMKDNEKRDYKKDVEEGKTIFITNIPIETTNEEVKEYIEKNISKDYIYIKTCRNDYKKISVFVKLKRKIDADNFLKKIGEYNEEDEQMSENENVIDKFYNNANKKKKEKFKKFLINEDSNLKHTDILSFKNNYLMIKRAVPNDIIKDKKNLPTEKKKKKKKLSNNIHLINGNYVNNENIPSNILLRNKKLLDKKTKLLKNNNFVINPCRLYIRNYPLAVEHNTFRRLIAKHFTPIFIKKFDLKKKEAFKKANEVITKMKLMKDNTSNKEIVQDGNVGPTIRNNASNNVNTINAGTNKNAICFLDISKHEYTKQIISLLQNKNMFDLINEKIYKKDIQTVKKNIKSKNTLYVDYCIEDLRMLHIKKMKEEKFLNHIKEKNKNDLSTKKKIGKKPKKMGRGQRQRAKRRLLKALNENNNITNPINPTTDDQKNNLPKKEKHKKRVTFLDPPNDEEINNSDIQKNKKNKKNKSKKLNVQNSGETKKKNKTIKSIMKKDTEKSNKNIESIQKDVLNFLKNSQ from the exons atgacaaaaaaatataaaaatgatagtCCCATAGATAAACACAAAGTGTTTGTCCGTAATATACGGGAGAATGATGTAAACAAATTGACAGAACGATTTGAAAAGGAAtgtaaaaaacattttttttttaaaaataaaaataattctacAAAAAGTgctatttgtatttttcaCAATGAACAAGATGCAACAAATTTcataacaaaatataataattcaaacGATTTTTCTACAAAGATTATGTGTGAATTTGCTTTAAAGAAAAAGCATGACGAAAAAGTTTTAACttccattatttataatcgaaataaaataaaatactcAAACTCTATAAagatatatacaaattgtgatatagataatataactattttaaattatttgaaaaacatttatttattaaaaaaaaaggtatTACTAGATTGTGAAAATAATCAATCTAAATCTTTAgacgataaaaataatgacaaTAATAGTGATGAAGAGATTGAAATTGTAGCTAGCTCAGAAAAGGATAAAAAATTCGAAGAAATTGTGATAAAtatagagaaaaaaaataatataaataaaaatattatttttaaaaaaataaataatacaaactttaaacataaaaaaaaggatgACTCAAAAAACTACTTTGAGCATGTTGTCGAATTTGCAAACTATAAATTGGCTTCCACATTTTATCAGCTtatcaataaaaatgaatttcaaaattatttgaaaaataaaaatgttgatTGTGaaaatcttttttttcttcatgaGTTATGTCTTCTAAATACAGGACATAAAatgattattataaaaaacttgaatataaaatgccACACagaaaatattcaaaagcTTTTTAAGGATATCGAAAAAGatctaaaaataaatattcctaaaaaaaatgataaaaaacaaagatTTGCTTTTGTTACTTTTTCTAATCgtaaaaatgcaaaaaagGCATTACTTCTAACAAATACTATTTTATGTGGCAACAAAATAATCATTGAAAAATACAACAAGGAAATTAACCCATTTAACGATAAAACTTCCAAAGACAATGAAGCTCTATCGAACGACTCTTTTGATAATTACAATAATTATCATGATGGAAGTCAAGAAAGTGATGAAGAGGATGTTGATACCAACTCAGATGAAACAAGTAGCAGTATAGATGACAATAATAGTGATGAACATGTTTCATCTTTGtctaaaaaaagaaaattaaatgattcGGATCAAAAGGACGACAAagacaataataaaaagaaacaaaaaatgaaagataACGAGAAACGAGactataaaaaagatgTTGAAGAAGGGAAAaccatttttatcactAATATTCCAATAGAAACAACAAATGAAGAAgttaaagaatatatagaaaaaaatattagcaaagattatatatatataaagactTGTAGaaatgattataaaaaaatatctgtttttgtaaaactgaaaagaaaaatagatgctgataattttttaaaaaaaattggagaatataatgaagaaGATGAACAAATGAGTGAGAATGAAAATGTAATtgacaaattttataataatgcaaataaaaaaaaaaaagaaaaattcaaaaaatttttaataaatgaagaTTCAAATCTTAAACACACtgatattttatcttttaaaaataattatcttATGATTAAAAGGGCAGTACcaaatgatataataaaagataaGAAAAATCTTCcaacagaaaaaaaaaaaaaaaaaaaaaaattaagtaaTAACATccatttaataaatggaaATTATGTTAACAATGAGAATATTCCTTCTAATATACttttaagaaataaaaaattattggataaaaaaacaaaacttttaaaaaataataattttgtaataaatCCATGTAGATTGTATATTCGAAATTATCCTCTTGCAGTTGAACATAATACTTTTCGTCGTCTTATAGCAAAGCATTTTACtcctatatttataaaaaaatttgatttaaaaaaaaaagaagctTTTAAAAAAGCCAATGAAGTaattacaaaaatgaaGCTTATGAAAGACAACACTAGTAATAAGGAAATCGTACAAGATGGCAATGTCGGCCCAACAATACGTAACAATGCCAGTAATAATGTTAATACTATAAATGCAGGAACTAACAAAAATGCCATATGCTTTCTTGATATTAGCAAACATGAATATAccaaacaaattatttcccttttgcaaaataaaaatatgttcgacctaataaatgaaaaaatttacaaaaaagatattcaaacagttaaaaaaaatataaaaagtaaaaatacattatatGTTGATTATTGTATTGAAGATCTAAGAATgctacatataaaaaaaatgaaggaaGAGAAATTTctaaatcatataaaagaaaaaaataaaaatgatttatctactaaaaaaaaaatcggaAAAAagccaaaaaaaatgggtaGAGGGCAAAGGCAACGTGCAAAACGAAGATTATTAAAAgctttaaatgaaaataacaatattaCAAACCCAATCAATCCAACCACTGATGATCAGAAAAATAATCTtccaaaaaaagaaaaacataaaaaacgCGTTACATTCCTTGACCCTCCAAatgatgaagaaataaataatagtgatatacaaaaaaataaaaaaaataaaaaaaacaaaagcaAAAAATTGAATGTACAAAACTCTGGggaaactaaaaaaaaaaataaaactattAAAAGTATTATGAAAAAGGACACTGAAAAATCGAACAAGAATATT GAATCAATACAAAAGGATGTTTTAAATTTCCTCAAAAACAGTCAATAA
- a CDS encoding ribosome biogenesis protein BOP1, putative has translation MKNQDSDENTTENDYEESNKNVNSDSNGNVERDGKISFEEANKHTLLNRTKKNKNKMGNKKKDEEGKLKANGKDKKKKKKKKGHENAEATTKGNNSILSKKKKKKKKDNIYINEEIDDSDDEYNLNTIGNIDLKYYEDLDIIGYDIDGKKIKKTNENMIDDFIESKTDPNAWRKIKDKKNNRVVTLTDADLEIIRKIRENSIAKHIDESKYIYENDREEYKLPLNINMKKNNKVSKGEKMKVLKLMRYLMDKEKHPEKYPDKIDNNKEEMMLYDIWNNKIYDEYSNMNEISLPNILPGHKYSYNPPPELIYTESDERNILKNNKDAFIPKNYEKITNIEYYKKTYYDLYQRCLDIYLCSRSVKSVLDIKKEDLLPKLPSTQSLKPYPQYPFIKYDIADKIKNEDNGHNYICLNENDHIFYVIKNNKLYLFDILTSYNIDVIDLEYYFNSVLPTDKNNKKNIMIKINKTYSLLAISCENYIILIQYESYIPPAKSSTQDIEKVYYNGKRRKDDNTYDTNNNDEHSENDTESSKDINEFESDEEDNNQILEDEWDDEDISDSENGEDSESDKNDEITENDNNLKKKKYIDLNKNMIYCKTKELINSFNQNFNNSDEFISSSDLDIKWTKLPSNDKKLKYCVAIKHEGLIRHFSWNRNGNYLSVTCLRKLGQYHHCYLHHIKSMRTIKLINKYKQKRGDIIQSMFFPRNPYFVAAFENSIIIYNLKPSSKKEKIFKKLRGVKNATSIDIHTNESYILVSDEKGNVFIYDLDLASSPYKMFHAQNCSLKKAEFHKEYNLFYSLGSNGVINLFYSKFFNDYITDPILVPIKEIKNEAKIIDLTWSDKKPWLFAHTESNFSVLYT, from the exons atgaaaaatcaaGATAGCGATGAAAACACAACTGAAAACGACTATGAagaaagtaataaaaatgtaaatagtGACAGTAATGGGAATGTTGAAAGGGATGGAAAGATTTCCTTCGAAGAAGCAAATAAACACACCCTGTTAAACAGaacaaaaaagaataagaataaaatgggaaataaaaaaaaggatgAAGAAGGTAAGTTAAAAGCAAATGGAAAAGataagaagaaaaaaaaaaaaaaaaaaggacaTGAGAATGCAGAAGCAACCACAAAGGGAAATAATAGTATTCTCtctaagaaaaaaaaaaagaaaaaaaaagataatatttatattaatgaagAAATTGATGATAGTGatgatgaatataatttaaatacaaTTGGTAATATTGATCTTAAGTATTATGAAGACCTTGATATTATTG GGTATGATATCGATGGTAAGAAgataaagaaaacaaatgaaaacaTGATTGATGATTTTATAGAATCAAAAACAGATCCAAATGCATGGAGAAAAATTAAGGATAAGAAAAACAATCGAGTCGTAACACTTACAGATGCAGACTTAGAAATTATAAGAAAGATAAGAGAAAATAGTATAGCCAAACATATAGATgaatcaaaatatatatatgaaaatgatagagaagaatataaattacctcttaatattaatatgaaaaagaataataaagTATCAAAAggtgaaaaaatgaaagtaTTAAAACTAATGAGATATTTAATggataaagaaaaacatCCTGAAAAATATCCAGACAAaatagataataataaagaagagATGATGTTATATGATATatggaataataaaatatatgatgaaTATTCAAATATGAATGAAATAAGTTTACCAAATATATTACCAGGTCATAAATATAGTTATAACCCACCACCtgaattaatatatactgAATCTGatgaaagaaatattttaaaaaataataaagatgcATTTATAcctaaaaattatgaaaaaataacaaatatagaatattataaaaaaacatattatgaTTTATATCAAAGATGtttagatatatatttatgttcaAGATCTGTAAAAAGTGTattagatataaaaaaagaagatttATTACCTAAATTACCATCTACTCAATCTTTAAAACCCTATCCACAATATCcctttataaaatatgatatagctgataaaataaagaatgAAGATAATGgtcataattatatttgtttaaatgaaaatgatcatattttttatgtaataaaaaataataaattatatttattcgaTATATTAACATCCTATAATATTGATGTAATCGATTTGGAATACTACTTTAATTCTGTATTGCCAacagataaaaataataaaaaaaatataatgataaaaataaataaaacatattctTTATTAGCAATATCAtgtgaaaattatattatattaattcaaTATGAAAGTTATATACCTCCAGCTAAATCTAGTACACAAGATATTGAAAAGGTTTATTACAACGGGAAAAGAAGAAAAGATGACAATACTTATGACACTAACAATAATGATGAGCATAGTGAAAATGATACTGAATCTTCAAAGGACATTAACGAATTTGAAAGTGATGAAGAAGATAATAATCAAATTCTTGAGGATGAATGGGATGATGAAGATATAAGTGATAGTGAAAATGGAGAAGATAGTGAaagtgataaaaatgatgaaattacagaaaatgataataatttgaaaaaaaaaaaatatatagatttaaataaaaatatgatatattgtaaaactaaagaattaattaattcttttaatcaaaattttaataattccGATGAATTTATATCCTCTTCTGATTTGGATATAAAATGGACTAAACTTCCTTCTAATGATAAG aaACTGAAATATTGTGTAGCAATAAAACACGAAGGATTAATTAGGCACTTTTCTTGGAACCGAAATG gtAACTATTTGTCAGTGACATGCTTACGAAAACTTGGACAATATCATCATTGCTACTTGCATCATATTAAATCCATGAGgacaataaaattaataaataaatacaaacaGAAAAGAGGGGACATAATACAATCTATGTTTTTTCCACGCAACCCCTACTTTGTTGCTGCTTTTGAAAATAGCATAAT aatatataatttaaagcCTTCGTCAAAGAAAGAGAAAATATTCAAGAAACTGAGAGGAGTTAAAAATGCAACAAGCATAGATATACATACAAATGAAAGTTATATTTTAGTGTCAGATGAAAAAggaaatgtttttatttatgattTAGATTTGGCTAGTAGTccatataaaatgtttcaTGCTCAAAACtgttctttaaaaaaagcaGAATTTCATAAggaatataatttgttttattcaTTAGGCTCAAATGGTgtgataaatttattttactctaaattttttaatgattaTATAACAGATCCTATTTTAGTACCAAttaaggaaataaaaaatgaagcaAAGATAATTGACCTGACTTGGTCAGATAAAAAACCATGGCTATTTGCTCACACAGAGTCAAATTTTTCTGTCTTATacacataa
- a CDS encoding ribonucleotide reductase small subunit, putative, with protein MAEVVNISKSTSFSKQEKEFSDFQKNKESNEKILNKESSRFTLHPIMYPEVWNFYKKAEASFWTAEEIDLSSDLKDFEKLNVNEKHFIKHVLAFFAASDGIVLENLASKFLREVQIIEAKKFYSFQIAVENIHSETYSLLIDNYIKDEKERLNLFHAIENIPAIKNKALWAAKWINDTNSFAERIVANACVEGILFSGSFCAIFWFKKQNKLHGLTFSNELISRDEGLHTDFNCLIYSLLENKLPEEVVQNIVKEAVEVERSFICESLPCDLIGMNSRLMSQYIEFVADRLLECLGCSKVFHSKNPFSWMDLISLQGKTNFFEKRVADYQKSGVMAQRKEQVFSLNTDF; from the coding sequence ATGGCAGAAGTAGTGAACATATCAAAGAGTACTTCATTTTCGAAGCaagaaaaagaatttagtgatttccaaaaaaataaagaaagtaatgaaaaaatattaaataaagaatcAAGTAGATTTACATTACATCCTATTATGTATCCTGAGGTATggaatttttataaaaaagctGAAGCCTCATTTTGGACTGCTGAAGAGATAGATTTATCAAGTGATTTGAAAGactttgaaaaattaaatgtaaatgaaaaacattttataaaacatgTGTTAGCATTTTTTGCAGCTAGTGATGGTATAGTATTAGAAAATTTGGCTAGTAAATTTTTAAGAGAGGTACAAATAATTGAAgccaaaaaattttattcttttcaAATAGCTgttgaaaatatacattCTGAAACATATAGTTTATTAattgataattatattaaggATGAGAAAGAGAggttaaatttatttcatgctattgaaaatataccagcaataaaaaataaagcatTATGGGCAGCTAAATGGATCAATGATACAAATTCTTTTGCTGAAAGAATTGTAGCTAATGCATGTGTCGAAGGAATATTATTTAGTGGAAGTTTTTGTGCAATATTTTggtttaaaaaacaaaataaattacatGGTTTAACATTTAGTAATGAATTAATTAGTAGGGATGAAGGATTACACACCGATTTTAATTGTTTAATTTATAGCTTgttagaaaataaattaccAGAAGAGGTTGTTCAAAATATAGTTAAAGAAGCAGTTGAAGTAGAAAGATCATTTATTTGTGAATCTTTACCTTGTGATTTAATTGGAATGAATTCAAGACTTATGTCTCAATATATCGAATTTGTTGCTGATCGATTATTAGAATGTTTAGGTTGTTCTAAAGTTTTCCATTCAAAAAATCCATTTAGTTGGATGGACTTAATATCGTTACAaggaaaaacaaatttcTTTGAAAAGAGAGTTGCAGATTATCAAAAATCAGGTGTTATGGCTCAAAGAAAAGAACAagtattttctttaaacacagatttttaa
- a CDS encoding COBW domain-containing protein 1, putative, with translation MIGITIITGFLGAGKTTLLKNLLNESLKKKLKIAIIHNEFTENNNNIDKIVFKDINDIYNFPKSFENKKKTASNVDDTIESLKIVDQIESKDGFIYELNNGCLCCSNKSNFVKLIEMILEKKTTYDFIFVEVAGVYDNVEINNLLWIDQLNKSKIYLDSIIHIIDSYNFMRYTNSNIEYYDNLKTSSIQTDQPQNMTPQTNDNQTFTNNNLESIKNNDIDNSDCKQLIVCDVIIINKIDKINDKEKEDIKKFVENINPLSVIHMTSYSNIPIESITNLKCYEQNNFKGALISISNNNNAKHKNGVYHYNNFINFSIQFQHDISYITYLSKTLNDLKQKFINTKDSDILKNIISLKKKNIFSYKKINHLLASLLWNTEMHIYRGKGIFIAFNDDIYTNKNKLKLNIYYYQSVGELYEINTVMTDIHSFFQNYFDNSQKVTNTPNPSNGSSSFDVITNEENDINSKNNLCISENSADVEDYLSCDSSDTNNSEYNIFNVLNDSNVFESNFLFIGKHINIESLKIQLTECLINT, from the coding sequence ATGATCGGAATAACGATCATCACGGGATTTTTAGGGGCAGGGAAAACTACCCTCCTTAAAAATTTACTTAATGaaagtttaaaaaagaaattaaaaattgcaATAATACACAATGAATTtacagaaaataataataatattgataaaattgttttcaaagatataaatgatatatataattttccaaaatcatttgaaaacaaaaaaaaaacggcATCTAATGTAGATGATACAATTGAaagtttaaaaattgtagaCCAAATTGAAAGTAAAGATGGATTTATATACGAACTAAATAATGGCTGTTTATGTTGttcaaataaaagtaattttgttaaattaatagaaatgattttggaaaaaaaaacaacatatgattttatttttgttgaaGTTGCGGGAGTTTATGATAAtgtagaaataaataacttATTATGGATAGatcaattaaataaatcgaaaatatatttggaTAGTATAATTCACATAATTGATTCATACAATTTCATGAGATATACTAATAGCAATATAGAATATTATGACAATTTGAAAACAAGTTCAATACAAACAGATCAACCCCAAAATATGACGCCACAAACAAATGACAATCAAACATTTACTAACAATAATTTAGaatcaattaaaaataatgatatagaCAATTCTGATTGTAAACAACTAATTGTGTGTGatgttattataattaataaaatagacaaaataaatgataaagaaaaagaagatattaaaaagtttgttgaaaatattaatccATTAAGTGTAATACATATGACAAGCTATTCAAATATCCCAATTGAATCAATAActaatttaaaatgttatgaacaaaataattttaaaggTGCTCTAATAAGTAtttctaataataataatgctaAACACAAAAATGGGGTATATCActataacaattttataaatttctCAATCCAGTTTCAACATGATATATCTTATATAACTTATTTAAGCAAAACtttaaatgatttaaaacaaaagtttataaatacaaaagattcagatattttaaaaaatattatttctttaaaaaaaaaaaatattttttcctataaaaaaataaatcatttattaGCATCCCTTTTGTGGAATACAGAAATGCACATCTATAGAGGGAAAGGAATATTTATCGCATTTaatgatgatatatatacaaataaaaataaacttaaATTGAACATTTACTATTATCAAAGTGTTGGTGAATTATATGAAATCAACACAGTCATGACAGATAtacattctttttttcaaaattattttgataattcACAAAAAGTAACCAACACTCCTAATCCCTCAAATGGTAGTTCATCATTCGATGTGATAactaatgaagaaaatgacataaatagtaaaaacaatttatgTATTTCTGAAAATTCGGCAGACGTTGAGGATTATCTGTCTTGTGACTCCTCTGATACTAACAATTCCgaatataacatatttaatgTTTTGAACGATTCAAATGTTTTTGAGTCgaactttttatttataggtaaacatataaatatagaaagtTTAAAAATCCAATTAACCGAATGCCTTATTAATACTTAA
- a CDS encoding RING zinc finger protein, putative, which yields MNNNQNRKNEVVATINETKGVNRDIENHGNDIKDIVMLDGNITSLSKITTDKYRSDNSVNIVAKENVENTNLANELKDVKNGSTTERIETNNSKGIDIEEINKKNDLKNNENTDLENNNNDEDFSNERIYGRGDSESSLTIEENPAISRRAYRSFHICSIFIHLALLLMILLLLATLINDRSMFMATQREKSLIYICGALLSLLCLHACINLYISLMFLADRPISRNIKIAESKMHFIVLFYFFLCLYVYIFEDKNYPTRPIFSFAILLAVIYYFMPLFLYIVLRILFFIVIFTIIFMKKKSPTPKSVLKKLKIIKYIDYKKYCDRIRANQVALSEFMAKENMQTDGKVESKEDGGLKNSEQNISSDKNENNNNHDINTNSNDEKNNNPTKMDKETCNRKVNNMNRQNYYSINIYDKNIKRNISCKSKNIEDAIIKNLYDKENGEINNYIKDNSFYINIEDENSVCAICCVDYSEDDHICVLPCNYMHYYHRDCIFTWLKKNNDCPLCRKNITL from the coding sequence atgaacaataatcaaaatagaaaaaatgaagtaGTTGCAACAATAAATGAGACAAAAGGTGTTAATAGGGATATAGAAAATCATGGGAATGATATAAAGGACATTGTAATGTTAGACGGGAATATAACAAGTCTCTCTAAAATAACAACAGACAAGTATAGAAGTGATAATTCAGTAAACATAGTGGCAAAAGAAAATGTTGAGAATACTAATTTAGCAAACGAATTAAAGGATGTCAAAAATGGAAGTACAACTGAACGTAttgaaacaaataatagtaaagGTATAGATATAGAAGAAATTAACAagaaaaatgatttaaaaaataatgaaaatactGATTTagagaataataataatgatgaagatTTTTCTAATGAACGTATATATGGTAGAGGTGATAGTGAAAGTAGTTTAACAATAGAAGAAAATCCAGCTATATCAAGAAGAGCATATAGAAGTTTTCATATAtgttctatttttattcatttagcattattattaatgatattattattactagcGACATTAATTAATGATCGTTCAATGTTTATGGCAACACAAAGAGAAAAATCattgatttatatttgtggAGCATTACTAAGtttattatgtttacatgcatgtataaatttatatatatctttaatGTTTTTAGCAGATCGGCCAATTTCacgaaatataaaaattgcaGAGTCAAAAATgcattttattgttttattttatttctttttatgtttatatgtatatatatttgaagaTAAGAATTATCCTACACGTCCAATATTTTCCTTTGCTATATTATTAGCagttatttattattttatgccgttatttttatatattgtattaaggattttattttttattgttatttttacaataatatttatgaagAAGAAAAGTCCGACACCAAAATccgttttaaaaaaattaaaaattattaaatatatagattacaaaaaatattgtgaTCGAATACGAGCAAATCAAGTAGCACTGTCCGAATTTATGGCTAAGGAAAATATGCAAACGGATGGAAAAGTAGAAAGTAAGGAAGATGGTggattaaaaaattctgaacaaaatatatcatctgataaaaatgaaaataataataatcacgatataaatacaaatagtaatgacgaaaaaaataataatcctACAAAAATGGATAAAGAAACATGTAATAGaaaagtaaataatatgaatagacaaaattattattcaattaatatatatgataaaaatataaaaagaaatatttcatgtaaatcaaaaaatatagaagatgcaattataaaaaatttatatgataaagaaaatggtgaaataaataattatattaaggataattcattttatattaatatagaaGATGAAAATTCTGTTTGTGCAATTTGTTGTGTTGATTATTCAGAAGATGATCATATTTGTGTATTACCATGtaattatatgcattattatcacagagattgtatatttacatGGCTAAAGAAAAACAACGATTGCCCTTTgtgtagaaaaaatataacactTTAA
- a CDS encoding RNA-binding protein 8A, putative has product MEDNYTNTTLNDDEVPAKSVEGWIIIITNIHGEAREDYIKEVFEEFGQIRNLHLNLDRRTGFIKGYAFLEFENFVDAKRAIDEMNGSMLLNQKIHVDWAFVQDKKKNG; this is encoded by the exons atgGAAGATAATTACACAAACACCACTCTTAATGATGATGAAGTTCCTGCTAAAT CTGTTGAAGGAtggataattataataacaaaCATCCATGGTGAGGCAAGAGAAGATTATATTAAAGAAGTTTTTGAAGAATTCGGTCAAATCAGAAATttacatttaaatttagACAGAAGAACTGGATTTATAAAAGGCTATGCATTTCTcgaatttgaaaattttgttGACGCAAAAAGAGCTATTGATG aaatGAATGGATCGATGCTACTAAACCAGAAAATACATGTTGACTGGGCATTTGTacaagacaaaaaaaaaaatggataa